Proteins encoded in a region of the Synechococcus sp. BIOS-U3-1 genome:
- a CDS encoding NAD-dependent epimerase/dehydratase family protein, whose product MGLTIVGCGYLGEVVALQLQPRRSILPLTLTTTVTERHPALTDLADQLLLCDATDPAQLLAALQRNHTAVFCLAPKGNRQVNADGYRQTFVDSFRCLRSLLPDLPNLHQIIYTGSCSVYGDADGDWVDESTAPAAGTGHREVLLESERLLTEMGDSKRRVCILRLAALYGPGRELDDRLKGLSGRERTGDGRTFSNWVHVHDAAGALIAAMDGAWSGVVNVVNDEPIRIRDLVNLSLERQQLEPVYWSGGPAPASGNGRRVRNDRLKALGYRLQHPMLNQG is encoded by the coding sequence ATGGGGCTGACAATCGTTGGTTGCGGATACCTCGGTGAGGTCGTGGCGCTTCAACTGCAACCGCGCCGATCGATTCTTCCCCTGACCTTGACCACCACCGTGACCGAACGGCATCCAGCTCTGACCGACCTTGCCGATCAGCTGCTGCTCTGTGATGCAACGGACCCTGCACAGCTGCTGGCCGCATTGCAGCGCAACCATACGGCTGTGTTCTGTCTTGCTCCCAAAGGAAATCGACAGGTGAATGCTGATGGCTACCGCCAGACCTTCGTTGACAGCTTTCGTTGCCTGAGATCTCTATTACCTGATCTGCCTAACCTGCACCAGATCATCTACACCGGCAGCTGTTCGGTATATGGCGACGCGGACGGTGACTGGGTGGATGAATCGACAGCCCCTGCAGCTGGAACTGGGCATCGTGAGGTCTTGCTGGAGAGCGAACGACTGCTCACCGAGATGGGAGACAGCAAAAGGCGTGTCTGCATCCTCAGACTCGCTGCCCTGTATGGACCAGGGCGTGAGCTGGATGATCGACTCAAAGGACTGTCCGGCAGGGAGCGCACAGGGGACGGTCGCACATTCAGCAACTGGGTCCATGTGCATGACGCAGCCGGTGCCTTGATTGCTGCCATGGATGGCGCCTGGAGCGGCGTTGTGAATGTGGTGAACGACGAACCAATCCGGATTCGTGATCTAGTGAACCTCAGTTTGGAGCGCCAACAACTTGAGCCGGTGTACTGGAGCGGCGGGCCCGCACCGGCCTCCGGTAACGGACGCCGCGTTCGTAACGACAGGCTCAAGGCTCTTGGCTACCGGCTGCAGCACCCGATGCTGAACCAGGGCTGA
- a CDS encoding Nif11-like leader peptide family natural product precursor → MSQEKLKAFLEKVKGDLSLQEKLKAAKSPEDVVSITKDHGHDFGSEAAVKWTQLSEDELEGVSGGKSSAFTCPCGVALGCGITI, encoded by the coding sequence ATGTCACAAGAAAAACTCAAAGCCTTCCTAGAGAAGGTCAAAGGCGACCTCAGTCTTCAGGAAAAACTAAAAGCAGCAAAGTCACCTGAAGATGTTGTAAGCATCACCAAAGACCATGGTCACGACTTTGGTTCTGAAGCTGCTGTTAAATGGACTCAACTTTCTGAAGATGAGTTAGAGGGCGTGTCTGGGGGTAAAAGCTCAGCTTTCACATGTCCCTGTGGCGTGGCCCTTGGCTGCGGTATAACGATTTAG
- a CDS encoding Nif11-like leader peptide family natural product precursor, whose product MSLEQLKAFLEKVKGDTTLQEKLKAAKSSEDVVGIAKEHGHEFTADKINQLSEEELEGVSGGGKSNETGAACFCGF is encoded by the coding sequence ATGTCCCTAGAACAACTCAAGGCCTTCCTAGAGAAGGTCAAAGGCGACACCACGCTTCAGGAAAAACTAAAAGCAGCTAAGTCCTCTGAAGATGTTGTGGGCATCGCTAAAGAACATGGTCATGAATTCACCGCTGATAAGATTAATCAGCTCAGTGAAGAGGAGCTGGAAGGTGTTTCGGGTGGTGGAAAGTCGAATGAAACGGGAGCTGCGTGCTTCTGTGGATTTTGA
- a CDS encoding site-specific integrase yields MAQAQQWLKTLRQAVKGDYGSGWILKEQYDRFKIGRSEAGNARHGKTQFISTDLPFARGCHRKVLNLIGEMVAKMQDPELGVGLAEAYELVRSSTEVTGAAINWEEVRSRYKASRVDSGTVKASNYAEHEEYRINRAFALITARTGAAHDGGGLMRLYAQKHLMKVEPGSSGRKRNLLDVSRFLKFAVKKCGADKKWLPLEADDLKELIGHRQTAPKPTVPIKPEELITLLNGLESDPSLRLAVGLVALFGLRPAELMVLSVEDGNQKIGNVKRNAHSSATPKPPRTVQELPLKEFQGEGARLVQLFQSGLVKLPKSIRNLEADAFKACGHTFRQYLDRNATWQSLKASNPELTPYSLRHGYAWRAAKYYPQPLPLRDTAKLMGHDLKTHIRHYGQWTDDASTKSAVEASIQSLIGAS; encoded by the coding sequence ATGGCTCAAGCACAGCAATGGCTTAAAACGCTGCGCCAAGCCGTGAAGGGTGACTACGGGTCAGGTTGGATCCTCAAAGAGCAGTACGACCGCTTCAAGATCGGCAGGTCTGAGGCTGGCAATGCAAGACACGGCAAAACACAATTCATCAGCACTGATCTGCCGTTCGCTCGTGGTTGTCACCGCAAGGTCTTGAACCTCATCGGCGAGATGGTCGCCAAGATGCAGGATCCAGAATTAGGCGTGGGTTTAGCTGAGGCATATGAACTCGTTCGAAGCAGCACCGAAGTCACTGGTGCCGCCATCAACTGGGAGGAAGTTCGCTCCCGTTACAAGGCCAGCAGAGTTGACTCAGGCACTGTCAAAGCAAGCAACTACGCCGAGCACGAGGAATATCGAATTAATCGAGCCTTTGCCCTGATCACGGCTCGCACTGGTGCGGCGCACGATGGTGGCGGGCTTATGCGGCTCTACGCCCAAAAGCACCTGATGAAAGTAGAACCAGGCTCATCAGGCCGCAAACGCAACCTGCTGGACGTTTCACGGTTTCTGAAATTTGCCGTCAAAAAATGCGGAGCAGACAAAAAATGGCTCCCCTTGGAGGCAGATGACCTCAAGGAGCTGATTGGACATCGTCAAACCGCACCCAAACCAACGGTGCCAATCAAGCCAGAAGAGCTGATCACACTGCTGAACGGCCTTGAGTCAGACCCATCACTAAGGCTTGCCGTCGGGCTTGTCGCACTATTTGGGTTGAGGCCAGCAGAGCTGATGGTGCTCTCCGTTGAAGATGGCAACCAAAAAATCGGCAATGTGAAGCGGAACGCACACAGCTCAGCAACACCGAAGCCTCCTAGGACTGTGCAGGAGCTTCCTTTGAAGGAGTTCCAAGGTGAAGGGGCACGGTTGGTGCAGCTTTTTCAAAGCGGCCTTGTGAAGCTTCCCAAGAGCATCCGAAATCTTGAGGCCGATGCCTTCAAGGCTTGCGGCCATACCTTCCGACAGTATCTCGACCGCAATGCGACCTGGCAGTCGCTGAAGGCATCCAACCCCGAGCTGACGCCATATTCGTTGCGACATGGCTATGCATGGCGAGCGGCCAAGTACTACCCACAACCGCTGCCACTGCGTGACACCGCAAAGCTGATGGGCCACGATCTAAAAACGCACATTCGTCACTACGGGCAGTGGACTGACGACGCTTCTACGAAGTCGGCGGTCGAAGCCTCAATTCAGTCCTTGATAGGTGCGAGCTAA
- a CDS encoding Nif11-like leader peptide family natural product precursor, giving the protein MSLEQLKAFLEKVKGDTSLQDKLQAAKSPEDVVAIAKEHGHEFKSDDLSQLGEEELENVDGGGTRGYCSGGGENYSIRWL; this is encoded by the coding sequence ATGTCTCTAGAACAACTCAAGGCTTTTCTTGAGAAGGTCAAAGGCGACACAAGTCTTCAAGACAAGCTACAAGCAGCTAAGTCGCCCGAAGACGTTGTGGCTATCGCTAAAGAGCATGGTCATGAATTTAAGTCAGATGATCTCAGTCAGCTCGGCGAAGAGGAGTTAGAAAATGTGGATGGCGGTGGAACTAGGGGGTACTGCAGCGGCGGCGGGGAAAATTACAGCATCCGTTGGCTTTAA
- a CDS encoding Nif11-like leader peptide family natural product precursor yields the protein MSLEQLKAFLAKVKCDSSLQEKLKAAKSLEDVVAIAKENGHEFKSEHLSQLSEEELEGVAGGKKMQPKNCHFIATNW from the coding sequence ATGTCCCTAGAACAACTCAAGGCATTCCTCGCCAAGGTCAAATGTGATTCCAGTCTTCAGGAGAAACTAAAAGCAGCAAAGTCACTTGAAGATGTTGTGGCTATCGCTAAAGAAAATGGTCATGAATTTAAATCAGAGCATCTCAGTCAGCTCAGTGAAGAAGAGTTAGAAGGTGTGGCTGGTGGAAAGAAGATGCAACCAAAAAATTGTCACTTTATCGCCACGAACTGGTAA
- a CDS encoding Nif11-like leader peptide family natural product precursor, translating into MSLEQLKAFLAKVKKDSNLQEKLKAAKSPDEVVSIAKEHGHEFTADKLSQLNEEELEGVAGGGRCCAARYSGCAGGTMAGTL; encoded by the coding sequence ATGTCCCTAGAACAACTCAAGGCATTCCTCGCCAAGGTCAAAAAAGATTCCAATCTTCAGGAGAAGCTAAAAGCAGCTAAGTCACCTGATGAAGTTGTTTCTATTGCTAAAGAACATGGTCATGAATTCACCGCTGATAAGCTCAGTCAGCTCAATGAAGAGGAGCTGGAAGGAGTGGCAGGGGGTGGGAGGTGCTGTGCTGCTCGGTATAGTGGCTGTGCCGGGGGTACTATGGCTGGGACTTTATAA
- a CDS encoding Nif11-like leader peptide family natural product precursor, which produces MSEEQLKAFLEKVKGDTSLQEKLKAANSSEDVVSMAKEHGHDFGTEHINQLSDEELEGVVGGGNWTTLNVLKWYGCCPRNKP; this is translated from the coding sequence ATGTCAGAAGAGCAACTCAAAGCCTTCCTGGAAAAAGTCAAAGGCGACACCAGTCTTCAGGAGAAGCTCAAAGCAGCGAATTCATCTGAAGATGTGGTGTCTATGGCTAAGGAGCACGGTCACGATTTTGGCACCGAACACATCAACCAGCTCAGTGATGAAGAACTAGAAGGCGTAGTAGGAGGTGGTAATTGGACAACATTGAATGTTTTAAAATGGTATGGTTGTTGTCCAAGGAATAAGCCTTAA